From Enterococcus mundtii, the proteins below share one genomic window:
- a CDS encoding sugar transferase — translation MNKNGEWNAARRIFIIMLDVLVYNAAIYISFLLKFQGEIPTRNFETFQHSAVFISIIFIVLNILLGAYVFYNRMISDIIFVTVIGQVLMSLGVMVVTFAGRWFAFPRAVILLSLVVGTILLSLYRILVYKLYLKVSRDKKVVIVGLEKDVAPAIQNFQSKKNNKHKVEAVVIDNYYENIKKMIDTIDIVYLSSHIEENEKIKIYQLITKKEKKLFLNTTFENLTMINPNIMNFEDESIIEASGFKIQPEDELFKRLFDIIISFILLILASPFMLLTAILVKVTSPGPVIYKQVRITKNQKEFSIYKFRSMTATAEAKSGPVLAKSNDARVTPVGKFIRAVRFDELPQIFNVLKGDMSIVGPRPERPFFVDQFNAENPYYYLRHNVRAGITGYAQVYGKYVSDYNSKLRFDLLYIKKYSLMMDLKILLQTIKILFDKMSSQGLEEDENASSLQEIDFPKERIYR, via the coding sequence ATGAATAAAAATGGAGAATGGAATGCTGCTCGTCGGATATTCATTATCATGCTGGATGTCTTAGTTTACAATGCAGCAATATATATAAGTTTCTTATTGAAATTTCAAGGAGAAATTCCCACACGGAATTTTGAGACCTTTCAACATTCTGCAGTGTTTATATCTATTATCTTTATCGTCTTAAATATTTTATTAGGGGCATACGTCTTTTATAATCGAATGATCAGTGACATTATATTTGTGACCGTAATAGGGCAAGTATTGATGTCTTTAGGCGTAATGGTGGTAACTTTCGCTGGTCGATGGTTTGCCTTTCCACGGGCAGTTATTCTTTTATCTTTGGTAGTTGGAACAATTTTACTGAGCTTATACCGTATTTTGGTCTACAAATTATATTTGAAAGTCAGTAGAGACAAAAAAGTAGTGATCGTTGGACTTGAAAAAGATGTTGCTCCAGCAATCCAAAATTTCCAATCTAAAAAAAATAATAAACATAAAGTTGAAGCGGTCGTTATCGATAACTATTATGAGAACATCAAGAAGATGATCGATACGATCGATATCGTCTACTTGTCATCACATATTGAAGAAAATGAAAAAATCAAAATCTATCAATTGATCACTAAGAAAGAAAAAAAATTATTCTTGAATACGACTTTTGAGAACTTAACAATGATCAATCCAAATATCATGAACTTTGAAGATGAAAGTATCATTGAAGCATCTGGTTTCAAGATACAACCAGAAGATGAATTGTTCAAACGATTATTCGATATTATCATCTCCTTTATCTTACTGATCCTTGCATCACCTTTCATGTTGCTTACAGCAATACTAGTCAAAGTGACTTCACCAGGACCAGTGATCTATAAACAAGTCCGTATCACTAAAAATCAAAAAGAATTTTCAATCTATAAATTCCGGTCAATGACAGCGACAGCGGAAGCAAAATCAGGGCCTGTCTTAGCGAAAAGTAATGATGCTCGAGTAACACCGGTCGGTAAATTTATCCGTGCTGTACGTTTTGATGAATTGCCACAGATTTTTAATGTGTTAAAAGGCGACATGTCGATTGTCGGACCACGCCCAGAAAGACCTTTTTTTGTGGATCAATTCAATGCAGAAAATCCTTATTACTATTTGAGACATAATGTCCGTGCAGGCATCACCGGCTATGCCCAAGTTTATGGAAAATATGTTTCTGACTATAACAGCAAGTTACGCTTTGATTTGTTGTATATCAAAAAATATTCGTTAATGATGGATCTAAAGATTTTATTGCAAACGATCAAGATCCTTTTTGATAAAATGTCTTCCCAAGGGTTAGAAGAGGATGAAAATGCTAGTTCACTGCAGGAAATAGATTTTCCAAAAGAACGAATTTATCGCTAG
- a CDS encoding glycosyltransferase family 2 protein: MIEPKFSIIVPVYNAQSTIKKTIKTLQTLDYDDYEVIIVNDGSTDDTEKMIVTLTEGNPIFQLITTENNGPGIARNIGIEQAKGSYILLFDADDEPSKSILKNYDQLLTNHPQTDLIVSSFLFRTMDNEKVVSEKVNQVPDSIYRSHETFLEDMYHLMNQQLMYVVWNKCYRRDIVIAQNIRFRNYRSCEDRIFNLEYYQHCQYVVMNPIVEYTYEFVGGKGITNKYYPNKFQTFKEFYLIANDVTNQINKPGMAALLLKGTTSVIFSIYGNSDQTSKEKNREAKKVLADPVILEAKNIALTDSTAKKVTKLLYKLPAPIFLSAVRIGSFVEEKMPGLMAFLKRSY, translated from the coding sequence ATGATAGAACCAAAATTTAGCATTATTGTGCCAGTCTATAATGCGCAATCCACGATAAAAAAAACGATCAAAACATTACAGACATTGGACTACGATGATTATGAAGTGATCATCGTCAACGATGGTTCAACAGATGATACTGAAAAAATGATTGTCACATTGACTGAAGGAAATCCAATTTTTCAATTGATAACAACGGAGAATAATGGCCCAGGTATTGCAAGAAATATTGGTATTGAACAGGCAAAGGGTTCTTATATTTTATTATTTGATGCCGATGATGAACCGAGCAAATCGATTTTAAAGAACTATGATCAACTACTTACCAATCATCCGCAGACAGATTTGATAGTCAGCTCTTTTCTTTTTAGAACGATGGATAATGAAAAAGTAGTATCCGAAAAAGTGAATCAGGTACCTGATTCCATTTATCGAAGCCATGAAACATTTTTAGAAGACATGTATCATTTGATGAATCAACAACTAATGTATGTGGTATGGAATAAGTGCTATCGCAGAGATATAGTCATAGCACAAAATATTCGATTTAGAAATTACCGTAGCTGCGAAGATCGTATCTTTAATTTAGAATACTATCAACATTGCCAATATGTGGTCATGAATCCAATCGTTGAATATACGTATGAATTCGTTGGAGGAAAGGGTATCACTAATAAATATTATCCTAATAAATTTCAAACCTTCAAAGAATTTTATTTGATAGCAAACGATGTAACAAATCAAATAAACAAACCCGGAATGGCTGCACTTTTATTAAAAGGAACGACTTCAGTGATTTTTTCTATTTATGGCAATTCCGATCAAACATCTAAAGAAAAAAACAGAGAAGCAAAAAAAGTTTTAGCTGATCCGGTGATTCTTGAAGCTAAAAATATAGCTTTGACAGATTCAACGGCTAAAAAGGTTACGAAGCTTCTGTATAAATTACCTGCACCGATTTTTTTATCGGCTGTTAGAATAGGTAGTTTTGTAGAAGAAAAGATGCCAGGATTGATGGCTTTCTTAAAACGATCGTATTAA